In Phreatobacter aquaticus, a single genomic region encodes these proteins:
- a CDS encoding thiamine pyrophosphate-dependent enzyme, which yields MTQKLDRRAVVARLLADRGEAIVVTGLGSPTYDVAAAGDHDRNVYLWGAMGGTAVMALGLALAQPDKPVVVVTGDGEMLMGVGSFATIAMQQPKNLTIVVLDNGLYGETGGQASHTVVADLAAIAKASGIADTRVIEGMDEVNRLSVRIQNAGDGPCVAIVKIDSHERERVLPTRDGHAVRARVRQSLGLSID from the coding sequence ATGACCCAGAAACTCGACCGCCGCGCCGTCGTTGCCCGCCTCCTCGCCGATCGCGGCGAGGCGATTGTCGTCACCGGCCTGGGTTCGCCCACCTATGATGTGGCCGCCGCCGGCGACCATGACCGCAACGTCTATCTCTGGGGCGCCATGGGTGGCACAGCCGTCATGGCGCTGGGCCTCGCGTTGGCCCAGCCGGACAAGCCGGTGGTCGTCGTCACCGGCGACGGCGAGATGCTGATGGGGGTTGGCTCCTTTGCCACCATCGCCATGCAGCAGCCGAAGAACCTCACCATTGTCGTGCTCGACAACGGGCTCTATGGCGAGACGGGCGGCCAGGCGAGCCACACGGTCGTGGCTGATCTCGCGGCCATCGCCAAGGCCTCGGGCATTGCCGACACCCGCGTCATCGAAGGCATGGACGAGGTGAACCGCCTGTCGGTGCGCATCCAGAACGCCGGCGATGGGCCCTGCGTCGCCATCGTGAAGATCGATTCCCACGAGCGCGAGCGCGTGCTGCCGACCCGCGACGGCCATGCGGTGCGCGCCCGCGTGCGCCAGTCGCTCGGCTTGAGCATCGATTGA
- a CDS encoding phosphonopyruvate decarboxylase, whose amino-acid sequence MNLYNPPVAHAPPHSWQLDIFAQLKSAHVRQVAYVPDGGHADLIRAVHADKAMIGIPLTTEEEGVALTTGAWLGGDRACLLMQSSGVGNCINMLSLVRNMGGPFLTFVTMRGEWGEFNPWQVPMGTATPDAFRLMGVHVLRASEPHEVGPAAAAGIRMAYEGGSAVAVLLGQKLIGAKVFVK is encoded by the coding sequence ATGAACCTCTACAACCCCCCCGTGGCGCATGCCCCGCCCCATTCCTGGCAGCTTGATATCTTCGCGCAGCTCAAGAGCGCGCATGTGCGGCAAGTGGCCTATGTGCCCGATGGCGGCCATGCCGACCTGATCCGCGCCGTTCATGCCGACAAGGCGATGATCGGCATTCCGCTCACCACCGAAGAGGAAGGCGTGGCGCTGACCACCGGCGCCTGGCTCGGCGGCGACCGCGCCTGCCTGCTCATGCAGTCCTCGGGTGTCGGCAATTGCATCAACATGCTGTCGCTGGTCCGCAACATGGGCGGACCCTTCCTCACCTTCGTCACGATGCGCGGCGAATGGGGCGAGTTCAATCCGTGGCAGGTGCCGATGGGCACCGCGACGCCGGATGCCTTCCGCCTGATGGGCGTGCATGTCCTGCGCGCCTCCGAGCCGCACGAGGTGGGGCCAGCCGCCGCCGCCGGCATCCGCATGGCCTATGAGGGCGGCAGCGCGGTCGCCGTCCTGCTCGGCCAGAAACTGATCGGCGCCAAGGTGTTCGTGAAATGA
- a CDS encoding NAD(P)-dependent oxidoreductase codes for MIIGFIGLGRMGRGMASNLQTKGFQLMVHDVVEAPVKELLALGAKRGTPAEIAAASDIVVTMLPTGKEVGEVVLAPGGVLDHAKPGTMILDMSTIDPETTDRLHEETRKRGMTAVDAPVGRLAWHADRGQSLFMVGADDADFARAKPLLDAMGTTIHHSGGPGAGTRMKLVNNYLAIILCQMNAEALSLSQRFGLDLSKTLDVLYGTTATNGQLKVNWPNKVLAGDTEPGFSIDLAHKDLTLIVQAANSARVPVPVAAAAREAFSQARARGYGQNDFSAMVDVACDIAQIERARLPKGYTPPV; via the coding sequence ATGATCATCGGATTCATCGGGCTTGGGCGCATGGGGCGCGGCATGGCCTCCAACCTGCAGACCAAGGGCTTCCAGCTGATGGTCCATGATGTGGTGGAGGCGCCGGTCAAGGAGCTCCTCGCGCTTGGCGCCAAGCGCGGCACCCCGGCCGAGATCGCGGCGGCCTCCGACATCGTCGTCACCATGCTGCCGACCGGCAAGGAAGTCGGCGAAGTGGTGCTGGCCCCCGGCGGCGTGCTGGATCATGCGAAGCCCGGCACGATGATCCTCGACATGTCGACCATCGATCCCGAGACCACCGACCGCCTGCACGAGGAAACCCGCAAGCGCGGCATGACCGCCGTGGATGCGCCGGTCGGCCGGCTTGCCTGGCATGCCGATCGCGGCCAGAGCCTGTTCATGGTCGGCGCCGACGATGCCGATTTCGCCCGCGCCAAGCCGCTGCTCGACGCCATGGGCACGACGATCCACCATTCCGGCGGGCCCGGCGCCGGCACGCGGATGAAGCTCGTGAACAACTATCTCGCGATCATCCTCTGCCAGATGAATGCCGAGGCGCTCTCGCTCTCGCAGCGCTTCGGGCTGGATCTCTCGAAGACGCTCGACGTGCTCTACGGCACCACCGCCACCAACGGCCAGCTCAAGGTCAACTGGCCGAACAAGGTGCTGGCCGGCGATACCGAACCGGGTTTCTCCATCGACCTCGCCCACAAGGACCTGACCCTCATCGTGCAGGCGGCGAACTCAGCCCGCGTGCCGGTGCCGGTGGCCGCCGCCGCGCGCGAGGCCTTCTCGCAGGCCCGCGCCCGCGGCTATGGGCAGAATGACTTCTCGGCCATGGTCGATGTCGCCTGCGACATCGCGCAGATCGAGCGGGCGCGGCTTCCGAAGGGCTATACGCCGCCGGTGTGA
- a CDS encoding helix-turn-helix domain-containing protein produces MDIRPIRSDDDHRSALAEIDRLWDAAPGSPEADRLDVLATLVERYEDLHHPIDPADPVETIKAHMAWTGRDQSDLAALLGSRARASEILSRKRTLTMDMVRKLTKVWGIPAEPLIEPYAPVAVAS; encoded by the coding sequence ATGGATATCCGCCCGATCAGGAGTGACGACGACCACCGCAGCGCGCTGGCCGAGATCGATCGCCTGTGGGATGCCGCCCCCGGCTCTCCTGAGGCTGACCGACTTGATGTTCTGGCAACCCTCGTCGAGCGTTACGAAGACTTGCATCATCCGATCGATCCGGCTGACCCGGTGGAGACCATCAAGGCGCACATGGCCTGGACCGGACGAGACCAGTCTGACCTCGCCGCGCTCCTCGGCTCGCGGGCGCGCGCCTCCGAGATACTCTCTCGCAAACGCACCCTGACCATGGACATGGTGCGCAAGCTGACGAAGGTCTGGGGAATACCGGCCGAGCCACTGATCGAGCCCTATGCGCCGGTCGCCGTCGCCTCATAG
- a CDS encoding type II toxin-antitoxin system HigB family toxin: protein MRIIARSTLVAFADRHPSAAASLDHWQRMVRKANWTSPQDVQGAFSKAKVLSADRVRFEVSGGNFRLIVAFRFDLQIAFVKFIGTHADYDRIDALTVSQF from the coding sequence ATGCGGATCATCGCACGCAGCACGCTTGTGGCCTTCGCCGATCGGCATCCATCGGCCGCCGCCTCGCTGGACCATTGGCAGCGGATGGTCCGCAAGGCGAACTGGACCAGCCCACAGGACGTGCAGGGGGCCTTTTCCAAGGCCAAGGTGTTGAGCGCCGACCGTGTGCGCTTCGAGGTCAGTGGCGGCAACTTTCGCCTGATCGTCGCTTTTCGCTTCGACCTCCAGATCGCCTTCGTGAAGTTTATCGGCACACATGCCGACTACGATCGGATCGATGCCCTGACCGTTTCGCAGTTCTAG
- a CDS encoding ABC transporter substrate-binding protein, translating to MPFSGLDRRDFLKSAAAFAAASTLPVLPAAAQEKVIRYGISMADIPQTTGQPDRGAGGYQFTGYTLYDPLVAWEMNVANRPGKLVPGLATEWATDPADKKKWVFKLRPGVKFHDGSTLDADAVVWNFDKVLKTDAPHFDQRQSSQVRARLPSVASWRKVDAMTVEVTTKTVDSFFPYQMLWFLISSPAQFEKVGRDWQKFALEPSGTGPFKLGKLQPREFAELIRNPDYWDKNRIAKTDKIILSCLPEPITRTNALLANTVDFIETPAPDVMPRLKQQGFKLIDNVTPHVWNYHLSTLPGSPWTDIRTRKAANLAIDRASVVELMGGLAHPAYGQVDRSNPWFGKPTFEIKYDIDAARKLMTEAGYSKANPLKTQFLIASSGSGQMLSLPMNELCQQMFKEAFIEVEFKVVELEPLYTAWRQGAAHESLKGITANNVAYVTSDPLYAFIRFFHSGQIAPIGVNWGHYKNADVDKLIDTALSSTNEAEQNALMAKVHEKVVDDALLVWVVHDTNPHVSGPKVSTYTQAQHWFQDLTTLG from the coding sequence ATGCCGTTCTCCGGTCTCGACCGTCGCGACTTCCTGAAATCTGCCGCAGCGTTCGCCGCCGCCTCGACCCTGCCGGTCCTGCCTGCGGCCGCCCAGGAGAAGGTGATCCGCTACGGCATCTCGATGGCCGACATTCCGCAGACCACCGGCCAGCCCGACCGCGGCGCCGGTGGCTACCAGTTCACCGGCTACACGCTCTACGACCCCCTCGTCGCCTGGGAGATGAATGTCGCCAACCGGCCGGGCAAGCTGGTGCCGGGCCTCGCCACCGAATGGGCGACCGACCCCGCCGACAAGAAGAAGTGGGTGTTCAAGCTGCGTCCGGGCGTCAAGTTCCACGACGGCTCGACGCTCGATGCCGACGCGGTCGTGTGGAACTTCGACAAGGTCCTGAAGACCGACGCGCCGCATTTCGACCAGCGGCAGTCGTCGCAGGTCCGCGCGCGTCTGCCCTCGGTCGCCAGCTGGCGCAAGGTCGATGCCATGACGGTGGAGGTCACCACCAAGACGGTCGATTCGTTCTTCCCCTACCAGATGCTCTGGTTCCTCATCTCGAGCCCGGCCCAGTTCGAGAAGGTCGGCCGCGACTGGCAGAAGTTCGCGCTGGAGCCGTCGGGCACCGGCCCGTTCAAGCTCGGCAAGCTGCAGCCGCGCGAATTCGCCGAATTGATCCGCAATCCCGACTATTGGGACAAGAACCGGATCGCCAAGACCGACAAGATCATCCTGTCCTGCCTGCCCGAGCCGATCACCCGCACCAATGCGCTGCTCGCCAACACGGTGGACTTCATCGAGACGCCGGCGCCCGACGTCATGCCGCGGCTGAAGCAGCAAGGCTTCAAGCTGATCGACAATGTCACGCCCCATGTCTGGAACTATCACCTCTCGACGCTGCCGGGCTCGCCCTGGACCGATATCCGCACCCGCAAGGCGGCCAATCTCGCTATCGACCGCGCCTCGGTCGTGGAGCTGATGGGCGGGCTCGCCCACCCCGCCTATGGCCAGGTGGACCGCTCCAACCCCTGGTTCGGCAAGCCGACATTCGAGATCAAGTATGATATCGATGCCGCCCGCAAACTGATGACGGAGGCCGGGTACTCGAAGGCGAACCCGTTGAAGACCCAGTTCCTCATCGCCTCGTCGGGCTCGGGCCAGATGCTGTCGCTGCCGATGAACGAGCTTTGCCAGCAGATGTTCAAGGAGGCCTTCATCGAGGTCGAGTTCAAGGTGGTCGAGCTTGAGCCGCTCTACACGGCGTGGCGGCAGGGCGCGGCGCATGAGTCCCTGAAGGGCATCACGGCGAACAATGTCGCCTATGTCACCTCCGACCCGCTCTATGCCTTCATCCGCTTCTTCCATTCGGGCCAGATCGCGCCGATCGGCGTCAACTGGGGCCATTACAAGAATGCGGATGTCGACAAGCTGATCGACACAGCGCTGTCGAGCACCAACGAGGCCGAGCAGAACGCGCTGATGGCGAAGGTCCACGAGAAGGTGGTGGACGATGCGCTGCTGGTCTGGGTGGTCCACGACACCAACCCGCATGTGTCGGGGCCGAAGGTGTCGACCTACACCCAGGCGCAGCACTGGTTCCAGGACCTGACCACGCTGGGGTGA
- the addB gene encoding double-strand break repair protein AddB, which produces MAVLPNVLSIPASRPLLATLAAAILDGQVIAGWPDRSDPLSLASGTILLPNRRACRAMRDAFLDLSGGEPVLLPRIAPIGDVDEDEWAFADPNPLDRLGIDAIRPAMAGLERQLTLAALVRRWAESVDRAVVRLGADEPLIVSTSTGDALSLASDLMRLMDQVETERVAWAGLETIVEAGLDRFWAMTRDFLTIATRHWPALLAERGLQEPAVRRDQLIAAETERLKAAAGPLIAAGSTGSILATRDLLRAVALHPKGALVLPGLDRDLDAASWAAIAGEGGAKAHGHPQYGLKRLIDHVGILAGDVRELSGPAPHGRERLMSDVMRPAATTEAWLEARTVAGPSMLDGITVIEAQAERDEALAVALVLREIAEDPTRRAALVTPDRALARRVTAELARWQVVVDDSGGRPLGTSPAATVARLVAAIALDDPAPAQVLALLAHPAIDLGLDADRLADAIAAIELRVLRGLRPQGGLAGYCRVLDEAVPLEGSAIDPLRRVTAEALADGRSVMSLLFQALRHFDEVLQGGPIPLAELALRHGRALSDLRLKADAEGTEALLDLLTRMAGPAAAEFLIPVGDYPAALDALMSTETVRMAADPGARIRILGLPEARLLAVDTVVMAGLVEGSWPGDPKLDPWLNRAMRSAFGIDPPERRIGLAAHDFCQLLGTPRVVLSRAAKTGGVPTVASRWVQRLAAVLGGETWALLKARGDQVLALAQELDRPAAVVPVLRPQPAPPLELRPARLSVTEIETLLRDPYAIYARHVLMLRPLDALDEEPGAAERGTLIHDALAAYAQEIARTGIPADPVGRLLAIGQDKFQPFWADPTVRAVWWPRFMAIARWFVADDLARRPDLQGVHVELGGRMEWDTPGGRRFVLTARADRIEVRADGALDVIDYKTGQPPSKPQVESGLSPQLPLEAAVARAGGFKGIPKDMPVAGLVYVKLGGRDPAGEVLPIQPDMGVAGLVEDVEEKLRGLVAAFENPAQGYLSWAIPQFATGRSNDYAHLARVKEWAASGGGE; this is translated from the coding sequence ATGGCTGTCCTCCCCAATGTCCTGTCGATTCCCGCCTCGCGGCCGCTGCTGGCAACGCTCGCCGCAGCGATCCTGGACGGCCAGGTCATTGCCGGCTGGCCGGACCGGTCCGATCCCCTGTCGCTGGCCTCCGGCACGATCCTGCTGCCAAACCGGCGTGCCTGCCGGGCCATGCGCGACGCGTTCCTGGATCTGTCGGGCGGCGAGCCCGTGCTGCTGCCGCGTATCGCGCCCATCGGCGATGTCGACGAGGACGAATGGGCCTTCGCCGATCCCAACCCGCTGGACCGGCTTGGCATCGATGCGATCCGGCCGGCCATGGCGGGGCTGGAGCGGCAATTGACGCTCGCAGCCCTGGTGCGCCGCTGGGCCGAGAGCGTGGACCGCGCCGTCGTGCGGCTCGGCGCCGACGAGCCGCTGATCGTCTCGACCTCCACCGGAGATGCCCTGTCGCTGGCCTCCGACCTGATGCGGCTGATGGACCAGGTGGAGACCGAGCGGGTCGCCTGGGCCGGGCTTGAGACGATCGTGGAAGCCGGCCTCGACCGCTTCTGGGCCATGACGCGGGATTTCCTGACCATCGCCACCAGACACTGGCCGGCGCTGTTGGCCGAACGGGGCCTGCAGGAACCGGCGGTCCGCCGCGACCAGCTGATCGCAGCCGAGACCGAGCGGCTGAAGGCCGCCGCGGGCCCGCTGATTGCGGCCGGCTCCACCGGCTCGATCCTGGCGACGCGCGATCTGCTGAGGGCGGTGGCGCTGCATCCGAAGGGCGCGCTTGTGCTGCCGGGCCTCGACCGCGATCTCGATGCGGCATCCTGGGCGGCGATTGCCGGCGAAGGCGGCGCCAAGGCCCATGGTCATCCCCAATATGGCCTGAAGCGGCTGATCGACCATGTCGGCATCCTGGCCGGCGATGTCCGCGAACTCTCAGGGCCCGCGCCCCATGGCCGCGAGCGGCTGATGTCGGACGTCATGCGACCGGCAGCAACGACCGAAGCCTGGCTTGAGGCGCGCACCGTCGCAGGGCCGTCCATGCTCGACGGCATCACTGTGATCGAGGCGCAGGCCGAACGCGACGAGGCCCTCGCCGTGGCGCTGGTGCTCCGCGAGATCGCCGAGGACCCGACGCGCCGGGCGGCGCTGGTGACACCCGACAGGGCGCTGGCCCGCCGGGTCACCGCCGAACTCGCGCGCTGGCAGGTGGTGGTGGACGATTCCGGCGGCCGGCCGCTTGGCACCAGTCCGGCAGCGACCGTTGCCCGGCTGGTCGCGGCGATCGCCCTCGACGATCCGGCGCCCGCCCAGGTGCTGGCGCTGCTCGCCCACCCGGCAATCGATCTCGGCCTGGATGCGGACCGGCTGGCCGATGCCATCGCGGCGATCGAACTCCGGGTGCTGCGTGGCCTCAGGCCGCAGGGCGGGCTCGCCGGCTATTGCCGGGTGCTCGATGAGGCGGTGCCGCTGGAGGGATCGGCGATCGATCCGCTGCGCCGGGTGACGGCTGAGGCGCTCGCCGACGGGCGGAGCGTCATGTCGCTCCTGTTCCAGGCTCTCCGGCATTTTGATGAGGTTTTACAAGGCGGGCCGATTCCGCTGGCGGAGCTCGCGCTCCGCCATGGCCGGGCGCTGTCCGATTTGCGGCTGAAGGCGGATGCCGAGGGCACCGAGGCCCTGCTCGACCTCCTCACCCGCATGGCGGGCCCGGCCGCAGCCGAGTTTCTTATCCCCGTTGGCGACTATCCCGCGGCCCTTGATGCCCTCATGAGCACGGAAACCGTGCGGATGGCGGCCGATCCTGGCGCACGCATCCGCATTCTCGGCCTGCCCGAGGCGCGCCTGCTGGCCGTCGACACCGTGGTGATGGCAGGCCTGGTGGAGGGGTCATGGCCGGGCGATCCCAAGCTCGATCCCTGGCTCAACCGGGCCATGCGCTCCGCCTTCGGCATCGATCCGCCGGAACGCCGCATCGGCCTCGCCGCCCATGACTTCTGCCAGTTGCTAGGCACCCCGCGCGTCGTCCTGTCGCGCGCGGCCAAGACCGGCGGCGTGCCGACGGTCGCTTCGCGCTGGGTGCAGCGGTTGGCCGCCGTGCTCGGTGGCGAGACCTGGGCACTGCTGAAGGCGCGCGGCGATCAAGTCCTGGCGCTGGCCCAGGAGCTGGACCGCCCCGCGGCGGTCGTGCCGGTGCTCAGGCCGCAGCCGGCGCCGCCGCTGGAACTGCGGCCAGCGAGGCTGTCGGTCACCGAGATCGAGACGCTGCTGCGCGATCCCTATGCCATCTATGCCCGCCATGTGCTGATGCTCCGCCCGCTTGATGCTCTGGACGAGGAGCCGGGCGCCGCCGAGCGCGGTACGCTGATCCATGACGCCCTGGCCGCCTATGCGCAGGAGATCGCCAGGACCGGCATTCCGGCCGATCCCGTCGGACGGCTCCTTGCCATAGGCCAGGACAAGTTCCAGCCGTTCTGGGCCGATCCGACCGTGCGTGCCGTGTGGTGGCCGCGCTTCATGGCGATTGCCCGCTGGTTCGTCGCCGACGATCTCGCCCGCAGGCCGGACCTCCAGGGTGTTCACGTCGAGCTCGGCGGCCGGATGGAATGGGATACGCCCGGCGGCCGCCGCTTCGTGCTGACCGCCCGGGCCGACCGGATCGAGGTGCGCGCTGACGGGGCGCTCGACGTGATCGACTACAAGACGGGGCAGCCGCCCTCGAAGCCGCAGGTCGAATCGGGCCTGTCGCCGCAATTGCCGCTCGAGGCGGCGGTTGCCCGCGCGGGCGGCTTCAAGGGCATTCCCAAGGACATGCCGGTCGCGGGCCTGGTCTATGTCAAGCTCGGTGGCCGGGATCCTGCGGGCGAGGTGCTGCCGATCCAGCCGGACATGGGCGTCGCCGGTCTGGTCGAGGACGTTGAGGAGAAGCTGCGCGGCCTGGTCGCCGCCTTCGAGAACCCGGCGCAGGGCTATCTGTCCTGGGCCATCCCGCAATTCGCCACCGGCCGCTCCAACGACTACGCCCATCTCGCCCGCGTCAAGGAATGGGCAGCATCGGGAGGCGGCGAATGA
- the addA gene encoding double-strand break repair helicase AddA, protein MSTRLIAPPDAVLKQRLASDPGLSAWVSANAGSGKTYVLARRVVRLMLAGTPPGAILCLTFTKAAAATMANRVFGLLAEWTALDDGALARTLEDLDGRKPGADRLLRARRLFAEALETPGGLKVQTIHAFCERVLHQFPFEANVASQFTVLDDTSRADLVQRAKLAVLELAAGTPDGIYGRALAQLSTIAADQTVDDLLSEALRLRDALPARIDDEAALTREIDALGDMLGLVPTDTEASLQAALVDEAILAASEWLSVALSLESLPKAGAGDRDAAARLRRAAGGETDAYLAMFLTQAGSRRKTIVTKAVQTTFPDLGQRLDREAERIVAWDMKRKAVAMRDRTAALLTLAVAVHSRVEAAKAARGALDFDDLVIRTRALFGKVDARWILYKLDQGIDHILVDEAQDTSPVQWELVAELVAEFTSGEGARPGDRTLFVVGDEKQSIYSFQGAEPAHFALMRRKFEADFRKASKRFETVPLHFSFRSTAAVLGAVDTVFEAPDARRGLVFDDDVAPTHSVARVGAPGSVELWPAVEPTDQPEVSPWTAPLDAVTPGDPVMRLAERIAGHIKLWRDQGHRLPDRDRPIAAGDILILVRRRGALFEAIIRALKNAQVPVAGADRMVLGEHIAVMDLLALADCLLTPDDDLSLAAVLKSPLIGMSEDALLALASGRAGSLWDALRIGGHPAANLLARWRNEVLASPPATFFAQVLSRDGGRRRILERLGYEAADALDEFLSRALAFEADEIPTMRGFLSAMRAADIEVKRDMDLGRNEVRVMTVHGAKGLEAEIVFLADTMSSPGGHHDPRLFRIKPPNSMASAPARLVWSPAKASDVDLVTSARDAHRRHQEDEYRRLLYVAMTRAADKLIICGARPKRGPKDAWYDMIAPALGPGHEEPADDGDGMVRRWPATPESATAPQARIAAERTAVLLPGWTRTRAPAPPVPRRTLTPSGFASAPGAQGGAAVLDREQALRRGTLVHRLLQSLPDVRPGLRAEAAATFLRSQSGLDEAAQAAIARSALALVEDARLAPLFGPTSRAEAAIAGDIAGHPVAGQIDRLAILPDRIVIADYKTNDPPPATPGDVPETYLVQLAIYNALIGAIVPGRPVETWLIWTATGELMVIPPASLDAALRGAGLA, encoded by the coding sequence ATGAGCACCCGCCTGATCGCGCCGCCGGATGCGGTTCTGAAGCAGCGGCTGGCTTCCGATCCCGGCCTCTCCGCCTGGGTGTCGGCCAATGCCGGCTCGGGCAAGACCTATGTGCTGGCGCGCCGCGTTGTCAGGCTGATGTTGGCGGGAACACCGCCCGGCGCCATCCTTTGCCTGACCTTCACCAAGGCGGCGGCCGCCACCATGGCCAACCGCGTCTTCGGCCTTCTGGCTGAATGGACGGCGCTGGACGATGGGGCGCTGGCCCGGACACTGGAGGATCTCGACGGGCGAAAGCCGGGCGCCGACCGGCTGTTGCGCGCCAGGCGCCTGTTTGCCGAGGCGCTGGAGACGCCGGGCGGCCTGAAGGTTCAGACGATCCATGCCTTCTGCGAGCGCGTGCTGCATCAGTTTCCCTTCGAGGCCAATGTCGCCTCGCAGTTCACCGTGCTCGACGACACGAGCCGCGCCGACCTGGTCCAACGGGCAAAACTCGCCGTGCTCGAATTGGCCGCCGGCACCCCGGACGGCATCTATGGGCGGGCGCTGGCGCAGCTCTCGACGATCGCCGCCGACCAGACCGTGGACGACCTTCTGTCGGAGGCACTCCGGCTGCGCGATGCGCTGCCCGCGCGGATCGATGACGAAGCGGCGCTGACCCGCGAGATCGATGCGCTGGGCGACATGCTGGGGCTCGTGCCGACCGATACGGAGGCCAGTCTGCAGGCCGCCCTGGTCGACGAGGCGATCCTTGCAGCCTCCGAATGGCTGTCTGTCGCCCTGTCGTTGGAGAGCCTACCGAAGGCAGGAGCGGGTGACCGGGACGCGGCGGCACGGCTCAGGCGCGCCGCTGGCGGCGAGACGGATGCCTATCTCGCGATGTTCCTGACCCAGGCGGGCAGCCGCCGGAAGACCATCGTCACCAAGGCGGTCCAGACGACGTTCCCCGATCTTGGCCAGCGGCTCGACCGCGAGGCCGAGCGCATTGTCGCCTGGGACATGAAGCGCAAGGCCGTGGCGATGCGCGACCGGACCGCGGCATTGCTGACGCTGGCCGTTGCCGTTCACAGCCGGGTGGAGGCAGCGAAGGCGGCGCGCGGCGCGCTCGACTTCGACGATCTGGTGATCCGCACCCGCGCCCTGTTCGGCAAGGTCGATGCCCGCTGGATCCTCTACAAGCTCGACCAGGGTATCGACCACATCCTGGTCGATGAGGCGCAGGATACCAGCCCGGTCCAATGGGAGCTGGTGGCGGAACTGGTGGCCGAGTTCACCTCCGGCGAGGGCGCCAGGCCCGGCGACCGCACCCTGTTCGTGGTCGGCGACGAGAAACAGTCGATCTACTCGTTCCAGGGCGCCGAACCCGCCCATTTCGCGCTGATGCGCCGCAAGTTCGAGGCCGATTTCCGCAAGGCATCCAAACGCTTCGAGACCGTGCCGCTGCATTTCTCGTTCCGCTCCACCGCCGCCGTGCTGGGGGCTGTCGATACCGTGTTCGAGGCGCCGGATGCCAGGCGCGGCCTGGTGTTCGATGACGATGTCGCGCCGACCCATTCGGTCGCCCGCGTCGGCGCTCCGGGCAGTGTGGAACTCTGGCCGGCGGTCGAGCCGACCGACCAGCCGGAGGTCTCGCCCTGGACGGCGCCGCTCGATGCGGTCACGCCGGGCGATCCCGTCATGCGGCTCGCCGAGCGGATCGCGGGCCATATCAAGCTGTGGAGAGATCAGGGCCATCGCCTGCCGGATCGCGACCGGCCGATCGCCGCCGGCGATATCCTGATCCTGGTGCGACGGCGCGGCGCCCTGTTTGAGGCGATCATCCGGGCCCTGAAGAATGCCCAGGTGCCGGTCGCCGGCGCCGACCGTATGGTGCTCGGCGAGCATATCGCCGTGATGGACCTGCTGGCGCTGGCCGATTGCCTGCTGACGCCCGACGACGACCTCTCGCTGGCCGCGGTTCTGAAGAGCCCGCTGATCGGCATGAGCGAGGATGCCCTGCTGGCGCTCGCCAGTGGCCGAGCCGGCTCGCTCTGGGATGCCCTCCGCATCGGTGGCCATCCGGCGGCGAACCTGCTGGCCAGGTGGCGGAACGAAGTGCTGGCCTCGCCACCCGCCACCTTCTTCGCGCAGGTCCTGTCGCGAGACGGCGGTCGCCGCCGCATCCTGGAGCGTCTCGGCTATGAGGCGGCCGACGCGCTCGACGAGTTCCTGTCACGGGCATTGGCCTTCGAGGCGGACGAGATCCCGACCATGCGGGGTTTCCTCTCCGCGATGCGGGCTGCCGATATCGAGGTGAAACGCGACATGGACCTTGGCCGCAACGAGGTCCGGGTCATGACCGTCCATGGTGCGAAGGGCCTGGAGGCGGAGATCGTGTTCCTCGCCGATACGATGTCGAGTCCCGGCGGCCATCACGATCCCAGGCTATTCCGCATCAAGCCGCCCAACAGCATGGCCAGCGCCCCGGCGCGGCTTGTCTGGTCGCCGGCCAAGGCCTCCGACGTCGATCTGGTGACCAGCGCTCGCGATGCCCATCGCCGGCACCAGGAGGATGAATACCGCCGGCTGCTCTATGTCGCGATGACGCGTGCAGCCGACAAGCTGATCATCTGCGGTGCCCGGCCGAAACGCGGGCCGAAGGACGCCTGGTACGACATGATCGCGCCGGCGCTCGGTCCCGGTCACGAGGAGCCGGCCGACGACGGCGACGGCATGGTGCGCCGCTGGCCTGCAACACCTGAATCCGCGACGGCGCCGCAAGCCCGCATCGCCGCCGAGCGAACCGCGGTCCTGCTGCCGGGCTGGACACGGACCCGGGCCCCCGCGCCGCCTGTTCCGCGCCGCACGCTGACGCCGTCCGGCTTCGCAAGCGCGCCGGGCGCCCAAGGAGGCGCCGCGGTACTCGATCGCGAACAGGCGCTCCGGCGCGGCACGTTGGTCCACCGGCTCCTGCAATCCCTGCCGGACGTCCGGCCGGGCCTGCGCGCCGAAGCTGCAGCCACGTTCCTCCGGTCCCAGTCAGGCCTTGATGAGGCGGCGCAGGCTGCGATCGCGCGGTCCGCCCTCGCCTTGGTGGAAGATGCCAGGCTGGCGCCGCTGTTCGGCCCGACGAGCCGCGCCGAGGCTGCGATCGCCGGCGACATTGCGGGGCACCCCGTCGCCGGTCAGATCGACCGGCTGGCAATCCTGCCGGACCGGATCGTGATAGCCGACTACAAGACCAACGATCCTCCGCCCGCGACGCCGGGCGATGTGCCGGAGACCTATCTGGTGCAACTGGCGATCTACAACGCGCTGATCGGCGCCATCGTGCCGGGACGACCGGTCGAGACCTGGCTGATCTGGACCGCGACAGGCGAACTCATGGTGATCCCGCCGGCCAGCCTCGACGCGGCGCTGCGCGGTGCCGGCCTCGCCTGA